From the genome of Streptomyces sp. NBC_01260, one region includes:
- a CDS encoding DUF3626 domain-containing protein, whose amino-acid sequence MASLSSGRPLDRSVPLTLNFHPDRMAGDHPILAGLAQDGVYRSQFVTGTSNGGLTAYPGGDRWRWESRIFGGAYDSVPGEQRPVYGALNFRRQETGAAPRFGSAHFRLTAQTLERATFCYPDSAAEPSDFGVADRMHLIELAESDSQDALDDYIEAQVHGPVLLDRHLEALVLDPSFRGTAVEEAARRLPCRTEWHGGFRLTVAELRRHADYRGQEFVDLGAEISRGGLLDPRIIGDAARTGRYATQSLKRVWHCLARFGAPAPRRPGAPAPRRPGAWPAREPGSRGAVRGGGRP is encoded by the coding sequence GTGGCGTCCCTCTCCTCCGGGCGGCCGCTGGACCGCTCCGTACCGCTGACGCTGAACTTCCACCCGGACCGGATGGCGGGCGACCACCCGATCCTGGCCGGGCTCGCCCAGGACGGTGTCTACCGTTCGCAGTTCGTCACCGGCACCAGCAACGGCGGGCTGACGGCCTATCCGGGCGGTGACCGGTGGCGCTGGGAGAGCCGGATCTTCGGTGGCGCGTACGACAGCGTGCCCGGCGAGCAGCGGCCGGTGTACGGGGCGTTGAACTTCCGGCGTCAGGAGACCGGGGCGGCGCCGCGGTTCGGCTCGGCGCACTTCAGGCTGACCGCGCAGACGCTGGAGCGCGCCACCTTCTGCTACCCGGACAGCGCTGCCGAGCCCTCGGACTTCGGCGTCGCCGACCGGATGCACCTCATCGAACTGGCGGAGTCCGACAGCCAGGACGCGCTCGACGACTACATAGAGGCGCAGGTGCACGGCCCGGTCCTGCTCGACCGCCATCTGGAGGCGCTGGTCCTCGACCCGAGTTTCCGCGGCACCGCCGTGGAGGAGGCCGCACGAAGGCTGCCCTGCCGCACGGAATGGCACGGCGGATTCCGTCTGACCGTGGCGGAGCTGCGCCGTCATGCGGACTACCGGGGGCAGGAGTTCGTCGACCTCGGCGCGGAGATCTCCCGGGGCGGTCTGCTCGATCCCCGGATCATCGGGGACGCAGCCCGCACGGGCCGCTATGCGACGCAGTCACTGAAGAGGGTCTGGCATTGCCTGGCTCGTTTCGGCGCCCCGGCGCCCCGGCGCCCCGGCGCCCCTGCTCCCCGGCGCCCGGGAGCCTGGCCCGCCCGGGAGCCGGGGAGCAGGGGCGCGGTGCGGGGCGGCGGCCGACCCTGA
- a CDS encoding peptidoglycan-binding domain-containing protein, translated as MIRKTPPSYRAAGASALAALALATALAAAPGAAADENNAPPPGSSPVCAFYDGDGPTAFGEQGDRVFQVQCMLANRRYLPWKAVNGTFDTQTLAAVQRFQADHPPLLPDGLVGPNTWSALWHA; from the coding sequence GTGATCCGCAAGACGCCGCCGTCGTACCGGGCGGCCGGGGCCTCGGCCCTCGCCGCACTCGCCCTGGCCACCGCCCTCGCCGCGGCCCCCGGCGCCGCGGCCGACGAGAACAACGCACCGCCGCCCGGCTCCAGCCCCGTCTGCGCCTTCTACGACGGCGACGGGCCGACCGCCTTCGGTGAACAGGGCGATCGTGTCTTCCAGGTGCAGTGCATGCTGGCCAACCGGCGTTACCTGCCGTGGAAGGCGGTGAACGGCACGTTCGACACGCAGACCCTCGCCGCCGTCCAGCGCTTCCAGGCCGATCACCCGCCCCTGCTGCCGGACGGCCTCGTCGGCCCGAACACCTGGTCAGCGCTCTGGCACGCATAA
- a CDS encoding sugar phosphate isomerase/epimerase family protein, giving the protein MTTSASAPARIRIGSAPDSWGVWFPDDPQQVPWHRFLDEVSTAGYEWIELGPYGYLPTDPARLTDETRSRGLTVSAGTVFTGLHHGPGVWERTWAHVADIAELTRAMGADHLVVIPSFWRDDKTGEVLEDRTLTAEQWSDLTTQTERLGREVQDRYGLRIVVHPHADTHIDSEENVSRFLDATDPALVSLCLDTGHYAYCGGDSVKLIETYGERIGYLHLKQVDPEILAEVVANEVPFGPAVARGVMCEPPGGVPALAPVLDAARRLDVDLFAIVEQDMYPCPPDKPFPIARRTREFLRSCGSPGQPS; this is encoded by the coding sequence ATGACCACCTCCGCATCCGCTCCGGCCCGCATCCGCATCGGCTCCGCGCCCGACTCCTGGGGGGTGTGGTTCCCCGACGATCCCCAGCAGGTGCCCTGGCACCGCTTCCTCGACGAGGTCTCCACCGCTGGTTACGAGTGGATCGAGCTCGGCCCCTACGGCTACCTCCCGACCGACCCGGCCCGCCTCACCGACGAGACCCGCAGCCGCGGGCTCACCGTTTCGGCAGGCACCGTTTTCACCGGATTGCACCACGGTCCGGGCGTCTGGGAACGGACCTGGGCGCATGTCGCCGACATCGCGGAACTCACCCGGGCGATGGGCGCCGACCATCTCGTGGTCATCCCGTCGTTCTGGCGCGACGACAAGACGGGCGAGGTGCTGGAGGACCGCACCCTCACGGCGGAACAGTGGAGTGACCTCACCACCCAGACGGAGCGGCTGGGGCGCGAGGTGCAGGATCGCTACGGCCTGCGCATCGTCGTCCACCCGCACGCCGACACCCACATCGACAGCGAGGAGAACGTCAGCCGCTTCCTCGACGCCACCGATCCCGCCCTGGTCTCGCTCTGCCTCGACACCGGGCACTACGCCTACTGCGGCGGCGACAGCGTCAAACTGATCGAGACCTACGGTGAACGGATCGGCTATCTGCACCTCAAGCAGGTCGACCCGGAGATTCTGGCCGAAGTGGTCGCGAACGAGGTGCCGTTCGGACCCGCCGTGGCACGCGGGGTGATGTGCGAACCGCCGGGCGGGGTGCCCGCCCTGGCACCCGTGCTGGACGCCGCCCGCCGGCTGGACGTCGACCTGTTCGCGATCGTCGAGCAGGACATGTACCCGTGTCCGCCCGATAAACCGTTCCCGATCGCCCGCCGGACCCGGGAGTTCCTGCGCTCCTGCGGCAGCCCGGGGCAGCCCTCCTGA
- the iolC gene encoding 5-dehydro-2-deoxygluconokinase → MPEPYDVITMGRIGVDLYPLQTGLPLARVDAFGKFLGGSPTNVAVAAARLGRRAAVVTRTGQDAFGEYLHQQLREFGVDDRWVTAVGEYPTPVTFCEIFPPDDFPLYFYRQPKAPDLEIHASELDLEAVGSARVFWMTGTGLCAEPSCSATLAALRARNRSGITVFDLDWRPMFWEAPPDATTDATTNGSPDAATDGPPGRSSAGTAAAGPPHPVASARYREALAHATVAVGNLDECEIATGEREPYAAARALLAAGVELAVVKQGPGGVLAVHRDGTVADVPPLPVEVVNGLGAGDAFGGALCHGLLAGWETARIMRYANAAGAIVASRLACSSAMPFPHEVEEALAAGSVTATPPRPGATAPGISAPTESGAAS, encoded by the coding sequence ATGCCTGAGCCGTACGACGTGATCACCATGGGCCGGATCGGAGTGGATCTCTACCCTCTGCAGACGGGCCTGCCGCTCGCCCGGGTGGACGCCTTCGGGAAGTTCCTCGGCGGTTCGCCCACCAACGTCGCCGTCGCGGCGGCCCGCCTCGGCCGGCGCGCCGCGGTGGTGACCCGGACGGGGCAGGACGCGTTCGGGGAGTACCTCCACCAGCAGCTGCGGGAGTTCGGGGTGGACGACCGATGGGTGACGGCCGTCGGCGAGTACCCGACCCCGGTCACCTTCTGCGAGATCTTCCCGCCCGACGACTTCCCGCTCTACTTCTACCGGCAGCCCAAGGCCCCGGACCTGGAGATCCACGCGTCGGAACTGGATCTGGAGGCCGTCGGGTCCGCCCGGGTCTTCTGGATGACCGGCACCGGACTCTGTGCCGAACCCAGCTGCTCGGCGACGCTCGCCGCGCTGCGGGCCAGGAACCGTTCGGGCATCACCGTCTTCGACCTCGACTGGCGCCCGATGTTCTGGGAAGCACCGCCGGACGCCACAACGGACGCCACGACAAACGGCTCACCGGACGCCGCAACGGACGGTCCGCCGGGCAGGTCTTCGGCGGGCACCGCAGCGGCCGGCCCGCCCCACCCCGTCGCCTCCGCCCGCTACCGCGAGGCACTCGCCCACGCCACCGTCGCCGTGGGCAACCTCGACGAGTGCGAGATCGCGACCGGCGAGCGCGAACCGTACGCCGCGGCACGCGCCCTCCTCGCCGCCGGGGTCGAGCTCGCCGTCGTCAAACAGGGCCCCGGGGGCGTCCTCGCGGTCCATCGCGACGGCACGGTGGCCGATGTCCCGCCGCTTCCCGTCGAGGTGGTCAACGGCCTGGGCGCCGGTGACGCGTTCGGCGGCGCGCTCTGCCACGGACTGCTCGCCGGCTGGGAGACCGCCCGCATCATGCGGTACGCCAACGCCGCGGGCGCCATCGTCGCCTCCAGGCTCGCCTGCTCCTCCGCGATGCCGTTCCCGCACGAGGTCGAGGAGGCCCTCGCCGCGGGCTCCGTCACCGCCACGCCCCCACGTCCCGGCGCCACCGCCCCCGGCATCTCCGCCCCCACCGAATCCGGAGCGGCCTCATGA
- a CDS encoding Cgl0159 family (beta/alpha)8-fold protein, which translates to MTAPASSVSDLVHLRMHHPEAVAEAAARRRRRPLVGSGGRLMIIAADHPARGSLAVGERELAMANRFELLERLCLALSRPGVDGVLATADILDDLLLLGALEDKVVVGSMNRGGLAGAAFELDDRFTGHRPEDLARLGFDAGKLLLRIDYHDPGSLDTMHSTARAIDAMAAHRLPVFVEPFLCRRTGGKVRNDLSAAAVSTSIAIASGLAGTSAYTWLKVPVTEKPEDMARVMESSTLPAVLLGGEVGEDQDGAYERWRTALRLPTVRGLVVGRSLLYPSDGDVGAAVDTAVSLLEPGGTGGQGGREGT; encoded by the coding sequence ATGACGGCCCCGGCCTCCTCCGTCTCCGACCTCGTCCACCTGCGCATGCACCACCCGGAAGCCGTCGCCGAGGCCGCCGCCCGGCGTCGCAGACGGCCGCTCGTCGGCAGCGGCGGACGGCTGATGATCATCGCCGCCGACCATCCGGCCCGCGGCTCGCTCGCCGTCGGCGAGCGTGAACTCGCCATGGCCAACCGGTTCGAACTGCTGGAGCGGCTCTGTCTGGCGCTCTCCAGACCCGGCGTCGACGGAGTCCTCGCCACCGCCGACATCCTCGACGACCTGCTGCTCCTGGGCGCGCTGGAGGACAAGGTCGTCGTCGGCTCGATGAACCGGGGCGGGCTGGCGGGTGCCGCCTTCGAACTGGACGACCGGTTCACCGGCCACCGTCCCGAGGACCTCGCCCGGCTCGGCTTCGACGCGGGCAAGCTCCTGCTGCGGATCGACTACCACGACCCCGGCTCCCTCGACACGATGCACAGCACCGCCCGCGCGATCGACGCCATGGCCGCGCACCGGCTGCCGGTCTTCGTCGAACCGTTCCTCTGCCGCCGCACCGGCGGCAAGGTCCGCAACGACCTGAGCGCCGCGGCGGTGAGCACCTCCATCGCCATCGCCTCGGGACTCGCCGGCACCTCCGCGTACACCTGGCTCAAGGTCCCTGTCACCGAGAAGCCCGAGGACATGGCGCGGGTCATGGAGAGCTCCACGCTGCCCGCCGTGCTGCTGGGCGGTGAGGTGGGCGAGGACCAGGACGGCGCGTACGAGAGATGGCGCACCGCGCTGCGGCTGCCGACCGTCCGGGGGCTGGTGGTGGGGCGGTCGCTGCTCTACCCGTCCGACGGGGACGTGGGCGCCGCGGTCGACACGGCCGTGTCACTGCTCGAACCGGGCGGGACGGGCGGGCAAGGGGGTAGGGAAGGGACATGA
- the iolB gene encoding 5-deoxy-glucuronate isomerase: protein MTMHGEPRFHVAAGSAARGPYALDIGPEQAGWERSSLRVVELEPGGVHTLVTGESEWIVLPLTGACTVHTSDEIFELLGRKSVFSGVSDFAYVPRDAHAQIASGAGGRFALAGAKCERRLPARYGPAPEVPVELRGSGNCSRQVNNFAAADAFECDRLIAVEVLTPGGNWSSYPPHKHDEHHPGEESVLEEIYYFEVADDGLGYHRVSPSRPGGTDVLAEVRSGDAVLIPDGWHGPSIAAPGRTLYYLNVMAGPGEERQWLIRDHPDHGWIRDTWPSQPMDPRLPFYGPEDHA from the coding sequence ATGACCATGCACGGAGAACCGAGATTCCACGTGGCCGCCGGCAGTGCGGCGCGCGGTCCCTACGCCCTCGACATCGGTCCGGAACAGGCCGGCTGGGAACGGTCGAGCCTGCGTGTGGTGGAGCTCGAACCGGGAGGTGTTCACACACTTGTCACCGGGGAGAGCGAGTGGATCGTACTGCCGTTGACAGGTGCCTGTACGGTGCACACCTCAGATGAGATCTTTGAACTGCTGGGCCGGAAAAGCGTGTTCAGCGGGGTATCCGACTTCGCGTACGTACCGCGTGACGCCCATGCACAGATCGCCTCCGGCGCAGGCGGCCGCTTCGCCCTGGCAGGAGCGAAGTGCGAGCGACGACTCCCCGCTCGCTACGGCCCCGCGCCGGAGGTACCCGTCGAGCTGCGCGGCTCCGGCAACTGCTCCCGCCAGGTCAACAACTTCGCCGCCGCCGACGCCTTCGAGTGCGACCGGCTGATCGCCGTCGAGGTCCTCACCCCCGGGGGCAACTGGTCCTCCTACCCGCCGCACAAGCACGACGAGCACCACCCCGGCGAGGAGTCCGTCCTCGAAGAGATCTACTACTTCGAGGTCGCGGACGACGGCCTCGGCTACCACCGGGTGTCCCCGTCCCGTCCCGGCGGTACGGATGTCCTGGCCGAGGTCCGCAGCGGCGACGCGGTCCTCATCCCGGACGGGTGGCACGGCCCGTCCATCGCCGCGCCCGGCCGCACCCTGTACTACCTGAACGTGATGGCGGGCCCGGGGGAGGAGCGGCAGTGGCTGATCCGCGACCACCCCGACCACGGCTGGATCCGCGACACCTGGCCGTCTCAGCCCATGGACCCCAGGCTCCCGTTCTACGGACCGGAGGATCACGCGTGA
- the iolD gene encoding 3D-(3,5/4)-trihydroxycyclohexane-1,2-dione acylhydrolase (decyclizing), whose protein sequence is MSTRRLTTAQALVDFLAVQYTERDGSRHRLIGATWGIFGHGNVAGVGQALLEAGAAMPYLQGRNEQAMVHAAVGYARQSGRLSAHAVTTSIGPGATNLVTGAALATINHLPVLLLPGDTFATRPADPVLQQLEVPSQGDISVNDCLRPVSRYFDRINRPEALIPAALRAMRVLTDPAETGAVTLALPQDVQAEAYDWPEEFFATRVWHVRRPVPDPDELDRAVRAVRAARRPLIVAGGGVHHSAAEEALAAFATATGIPVATTQAGKGSLRHDHPADVGGIGHTGTATADALARTADLVIGVGTRYSDFTTASATLFANPDVRFLNLNITGFDAHKLGALPLVADARASLEALTAAPALSHHRTDAGYESGYTDAKARWEQRVDAAYAAPDPDARPTQAQVLGLLDELVTDDDILINAAGSLPGDLHKLWRARSPRQYHVEYGYSCMGYEIPAAIGVQLAAPGSPVWALVGDGTYLMNPTEIVTAVQENLPVKLVVLQNHGYASIGGLSESVGGERFGTAYRHRSADGGFTGPPLPVDLAANAASLGMRVLRAGTVRELREVLALARDQDRPTCVYVETETADTVSGPPPAQAWWDVPVAETATRPSAARAREEYERHVTDRRSHL, encoded by the coding sequence GTGAGTACGCGCCGTCTCACCACCGCCCAGGCACTGGTGGACTTCCTCGCCGTGCAGTACACCGAACGCGACGGCAGCCGCCACCGGCTGATCGGCGCCACCTGGGGGATCTTCGGCCACGGCAATGTCGCGGGCGTCGGCCAGGCGCTCCTGGAGGCCGGGGCCGCCATGCCCTACCTCCAGGGCCGCAACGAGCAGGCCATGGTGCACGCTGCCGTCGGATACGCCCGCCAGTCCGGCCGGCTCTCCGCGCACGCCGTCACCACCTCCATCGGCCCGGGGGCCACCAATCTCGTCACCGGCGCGGCCCTCGCCACCATCAACCACCTGCCGGTGCTGCTGCTGCCCGGCGACACCTTCGCGACCCGCCCCGCCGATCCCGTGCTCCAGCAGCTGGAAGTCCCCTCCCAGGGCGACATCTCGGTCAACGACTGCCTGCGCCCCGTCTCCCGCTACTTCGACCGGATCAACCGCCCCGAGGCCCTGATCCCGGCGGCGCTGAGGGCCATGCGGGTCCTCACCGACCCGGCGGAGACCGGTGCGGTCACGCTGGCGCTGCCGCAGGACGTCCAGGCCGAGGCGTACGACTGGCCGGAGGAGTTCTTCGCGACACGCGTCTGGCACGTACGCCGGCCGGTCCCCGACCCGGATGAGCTCGACCGGGCGGTGCGGGCGGTACGGGCCGCCCGCCGGCCGCTGATCGTGGCAGGCGGCGGCGTCCACCACAGTGCGGCCGAGGAGGCCCTGGCCGCGTTCGCCACCGCCACCGGGATCCCTGTCGCCACCACCCAGGCGGGCAAGGGCTCCCTGCGCCACGACCACCCCGCCGACGTCGGCGGCATCGGCCACACCGGCACCGCGACCGCCGACGCCCTGGCGCGTACCGCCGACCTGGTGATCGGGGTCGGCACCCGCTACTCCGACTTCACCACCGCGTCCGCCACCCTCTTCGCGAACCCGGACGTGCGCTTCCTCAACCTCAACATCACCGGCTTCGACGCACACAAGCTCGGCGCACTCCCGCTCGTGGCCGACGCCCGCGCCTCGCTCGAAGCACTCACCGCCGCGCCCGCCCTGAGCCACCACCGGACGGACGCCGGGTACGAGAGCGGGTACACCGACGCCAAGGCCCGCTGGGAGCAGCGCGTCGACGCCGCCTACGCCGCCCCCGACCCGGACGCCCGCCCCACCCAGGCCCAGGTCCTCGGTCTCCTCGACGAGCTGGTCACCGACGACGACATCCTGATCAACGCGGCCGGTTCGCTCCCCGGTGACCTGCACAAACTCTGGCGGGCCCGGTCACCGCGGCAGTACCACGTCGAGTACGGCTACTCCTGCATGGGATACGAGATCCCCGCAGCGATCGGCGTCCAGCTGGCCGCCCCGGGCAGCCCGGTCTGGGCGCTCGTCGGCGACGGCACATACCTCATGAATCCCACCGAGATCGTCACCGCGGTCCAGGAGAACCTGCCCGTCAAACTGGTCGTCCTGCAGAACCACGGGTACGCGTCGATCGGCGGTCTCTCCGAGTCCGTGGGCGGCGAACGCTTCGGTACGGCCTACCGCCACCGGTCGGCCGACGGCGGTTTCACCGGCCCGCCGCTCCCCGTCGATCTCGCGGCGAACGCCGCCTCCCTCGGTATGCGGGTGCTGCGTGCCGGGACCGTCCGTGAGCTGCGGGAAGTCCTCGCCCTGGCGCGCGACCAGGACCGTCCCACTTGTGTCTACGTCGAGACCGAAACGGCAGACACAGTGTCGGGGCCCCCTCCGGCACAGGCGTGGTGGGATGTTCCCGTAGCCGAAACGGCCACTCGCCCGTCGGCGGCAAGAGCCCGGGAAGAGTACGAACGTCACGTCACCGACCGACGCAGCCACCTCTGA
- a CDS encoding CoA-acylating methylmalonate-semialdehyde dehydrogenase — protein MKTVNHWIGGKTVEGASGNYGPVTDPATGAVTTQVALASPDEVDAAVAAAKDAYATWGTSSLSARTAILFRYRALLDAHRDEIAALITAEHGKVHSDALGEVARGLEIVELACGITTQLKGELSTQVSSRVDVSSIRQSIGVVAGITPFNFPAMVPMWMFPLAIACGNTFVLKPSEKDPSTANLLAELASEAGLPDGVLNVLHGDKVAVDGLLNHPDVSVVSFVGSTPIARYIHATASATGKRVQALGGAKNHMLVLPDADLDAAADAAVSAAYGSAGERCMAISAVVAVGSIADDLVARIKDRAEKIKIGPGNDPASEMGPLITAVHRDKVASYVTGAAAQGADVVLDGTGYTVEGFEDGHWIGLSLLDNVSTDSDAYKDEIFGPVLCVLRVDTYEEGVALMNASPYGNGTAIFTRDGGAARRFQLEIEAGMVGINVPIPVPVGYHSFGGWKDSLFGDHHIYGNDGVHFYTRGKVTTTRWPDPADAPAGVDLGFPSNH, from the coding sequence ATGAAGACCGTCAACCACTGGATCGGTGGCAAGACCGTCGAGGGCGCGTCGGGCAACTACGGCCCGGTCACCGACCCGGCCACCGGCGCCGTCACCACCCAGGTCGCGCTTGCCTCCCCGGACGAGGTCGACGCCGCGGTGGCCGCAGCGAAGGACGCGTACGCGACGTGGGGCACGTCGTCGCTGTCCGCCCGCACCGCGATCCTGTTCCGCTACCGCGCGCTGCTGGACGCCCACCGGGACGAGATCGCCGCGCTGATCACCGCCGAGCACGGCAAGGTGCACTCCGACGCGCTGGGCGAGGTGGCCCGCGGCCTGGAGATCGTCGAGCTGGCCTGCGGCATCACCACCCAGCTCAAGGGCGAGCTGTCGACCCAGGTGTCCAGCCGCGTGGACGTCTCCTCGATCCGTCAGTCGATCGGTGTCGTCGCCGGCATCACGCCGTTCAACTTCCCGGCCATGGTGCCGATGTGGATGTTCCCGCTCGCCATCGCCTGCGGCAACACGTTCGTGCTCAAGCCCAGCGAGAAGGACCCGTCGACCGCCAACCTGCTGGCCGAGCTGGCCTCCGAGGCCGGTCTGCCGGACGGTGTCCTGAACGTCCTGCACGGTGACAAGGTCGCCGTCGACGGTCTGCTCAACCACCCGGACGTCTCCGTCGTCTCGTTCGTCGGGTCCACCCCGATCGCCCGCTACATCCATGCCACGGCCTCCGCCACCGGTAAGCGCGTCCAGGCGCTCGGCGGTGCGAAGAACCACATGCTGGTCCTGCCGGACGCGGACCTCGACGCCGCGGCCGACGCCGCCGTCTCGGCCGCGTACGGCTCCGCCGGTGAGCGCTGCATGGCGATCTCCGCGGTCGTCGCGGTCGGTTCCATCGCCGACGACCTCGTCGCCCGGATCAAGGACCGCGCCGAGAAGATCAAGATCGGCCCCGGCAACGACCCGGCGTCCGAGATGGGCCCGCTGATCACCGCTGTCCACCGCGACAAGGTGGCCTCCTACGTCACCGGCGCCGCGGCCCAGGGCGCCGACGTCGTTCTCGACGGCACCGGTTACACGGTCGAGGGCTTCGAGGACGGCCACTGGATCGGCCTCTCCCTCCTCGACAACGTCTCGACCGACTCGGACGCGTACAAGGACGAGATCTTCGGCCCGGTCCTGTGCGTGCTGCGCGTCGACACGTACGAGGAGGGCGTCGCGCTGATGAACGCCTCGCCGTACGGCAACGGCACCGCGATCTTCACCCGCGACGGCGGCGCCGCCCGCCGCTTCCAGCTGGAGATCGAGGCCGGCATGGTCGGCATCAACGTCCCGATCCCGGTGCCGGTGGGCTACCACTCCTTCGGCGGCTGGAAGGACTCGCTCTTCGGCGACCACCACATCTACGGCAACGACGGAGTGCACTTCTACACCCGCGGCAAGGTCACCACCACCCGCTGGCCGGACCCGGCCGACGCCCCGGCCGGCGTGGACCTGGGCTTCCCCAGCAACCACTGA
- a CDS encoding ice-binding family protein — protein sequence MALTPVQALAVGSPVPLGTADSYAVLAGQSVTNTGPSVITGDLGVSPGTAVSGFPPGIVNGATHSADAPALQAQTDLTTAYNNAAGQAPDSSIAGDLGGLTLTPGVYKASSSIGLTGTLRLDAQGDPNAVWIFQVGSTLTTASASRVLLVNGAAPCNVFWQIGSSATLGTDTTFVGNILALTSIGANTGASIDGRALARNGSVTLDTNRITRSTCANGTTGGTTTGTTTGTTTGTTTGTTTGTTTGTTTGALGGVLGGVLTGGTTSGTTSGTTTGALGGVLGGVLTGGTTGGGLIAGTTGGTGSTTVGNTSGNIAGNTGGITSGNTAGNTSGNTAGNTTGGGNGGHPGKPTGHPKPHHHAKPTGHHHAKPAGHPKPHHHTKPCTCKKHPAKHPKPVKHHPAKHEKTHNKKHTEEHTKKHDKKCSSYEECKAAKV from the coding sequence ATGGCCCTCACCCCAGTGCAGGCCCTTGCGGTCGGGAGCCCCGTCCCTCTGGGAACGGCGGACAGCTACGCGGTGCTGGCCGGCCAGTCGGTCACCAACACCGGTCCGTCCGTGATCACCGGAGACCTCGGTGTGAGCCCGGGAACCGCCGTCAGCGGCTTCCCGCCCGGGATCGTGAACGGAGCCACCCACTCGGCGGACGCCCCCGCGCTCCAGGCCCAGACGGACCTGACCACGGCGTACAACAACGCCGCAGGACAGGCCCCCGACTCCAGCATCGCCGGTGACCTCGGCGGTCTGACCTTGACTCCAGGTGTCTACAAGGCCTCCAGCTCGATCGGCCTCACCGGCACGCTCAGGCTGGACGCGCAGGGCGATCCCAACGCGGTGTGGATCTTCCAGGTCGGCTCGACGCTGACGACGGCCTCGGCCAGCCGTGTGCTGCTGGTCAACGGCGCGGCGCCGTGCAACGTGTTCTGGCAGATCGGCAGTTCCGCGACGCTCGGGACCGACACCACCTTCGTCGGCAACATCCTGGCGTTGACATCGATCGGAGCCAACACCGGGGCGTCGATCGACGGCCGGGCGCTGGCCCGCAACGGCTCCGTGACCCTGGATACCAACCGGATCACCCGCTCGACGTGCGCCAACGGCACCACGGGCGGAACCACGACCGGCACCACCACGGGCACCACGACCGGCACCACCACGGGCACCACGACCGGCACCACCACGGGCACCACGACCGGGGCCTTGGGTGGCGTCCTCGGTGGCGTCCTCACCGGCGGCACCACGTCGGGCACCACGTCGGGCACCACGACCGGGGCTTTGGGTGGCGTCCTCGGAGGGGTCCTGACCGGCGGTACCACCGGAGGGGGCCTGATCGCAGGGACCACCGGCGGCACGGGCAGCACCACGGTGGGCAACACCTCGGGGAACATCGCCGGGAACACGGGGGGGATCACCTCCGGGAACACGGCGGGGAACACCTCCGGGAACACCGCGGGGAACACGACCGGCGGCGGTAACGGCGGCCACCCGGGGAAGCCCACCGGGCACCCGAAGCCGCACCACCACGCCAAGCCCACCGGGCACCACCACGCCAAGCCTGCCGGGCACCCGAAGCCCCACCACCACACCAAGCCCTGCACGTGCAAGAAGCACCCGGCGAAGCACCCCAAGCCGGTCAAGCACCACCCCGCCAAGCACGAAAAGACGCACAACAAGAAGCACACCGAAGAACACACGAAGAAGCACGACAAGAAGTGCTCCTCGTACGAGGAATGCAAGGCCGCCAAGGTTTAG
- a CDS encoding DUF5819 family protein, protein MSIKDSCYGTTPGAKGDKGGEDPQITREETGAPEMITETPRRTRILKTITAVATLFLLAVSLTHVLVVFLHVAPANSVSQRYNKQINAWVYPLFEQNWRLFAPNPESVNYRISARTMRTSADGTQQVSDWFDLSAVDESAVRHSVFPSHTEQNMLRRAWSSYLELHGGDDQPHSRRAWMMQQYLSNISAQRVAAHRHGSFEDIQLRVTVRPVPTSAGGAGSRPAAAPAPDNIRYLPWWKATWKVAPYAG, encoded by the coding sequence ATGAGCATCAAAGATTCCTGCTACGGAACAACGCCGGGCGCGAAAGGTGACAAGGGCGGAGAGGATCCGCAGATCACGAGAGAAGAAACCGGCGCACCGGAGATGATCACGGAGACTCCAAGGCGCACCAGAATCCTGAAGACGATTACCGCCGTCGCCACGCTATTTCTTCTGGCGGTCTCGCTGACCCACGTCCTTGTCGTATTTCTGCACGTGGCCCCGGCCAACAGCGTCTCGCAGCGCTACAACAAGCAGATCAATGCCTGGGTCTACCCCTTGTTCGAGCAGAACTGGCGTCTCTTCGCACCCAACCCCGAATCGGTCAACTACCGGATCTCGGCACGGACCATGCGGACGTCCGCAGACGGCACCCAGCAGGTCAGCGACTGGTTCGACCTGTCCGCCGTGGATGAATCCGCCGTCCGGCACAGTGTCTTTCCGAGCCATACGGAGCAGAACATGCTGCGCCGGGCGTGGTCCTCGTACCTCGAACTGCACGGCGGGGACGACCAGCCCCACTCGCGCCGTGCCTGGATGATGCAGCAGTACCTGAGCAACATCTCGGCCCAGCGCGTCGCCGCGCACCGGCACGGCTCGTTCGAGGACATCCAGCTACGGGTCACCGTGCGCCCCGTACCGACGTCCGCAGGGGGAGCAGGTTCTCGGCCCGCTGCCGCCCCCGCGCCGGACAACATCCGGTACCTGCCCTGGTGGAAGGCGACGTGGAAGGTGGCCCCGTATGCCGGCTGA